One stretch of Plodia interpunctella isolate USDA-ARS_2022_Savannah chromosome 10, ilPloInte3.2, whole genome shotgun sequence DNA includes these proteins:
- the p130CAS gene encoding breast cancer anti-estrogen resistance protein 1 isoform X1 — protein sequence MFFTLMERVKCSVLIKVTRVNMCPCHLRKGKEITKNWCMARALYDNIAESPDELAFRRGDLLTVLEQNTGGSEGWWLCSLRGRQGICPGNRLRVVAGVFDASAAMQRRRARAPAPVAHQPMPAQQSPAFTKIEECSLYDVPRAPMPVQRIANYDSPRPLPAADWYDAPRAPRPASADSACSGTGSLTSATSSASANSGSSAHSAASASSTYDVPRTRALPLPCDAALEALERLQEEASAAVSRLLSYVTPGWRRRGALRPRVLDVRVAGARLRAALHDLAVFADATLANAHDAQDKGIAVKLRPLVKALKDAERITHEATSALDAGDWAPDRLERDREPTDGTLDALDQLVACARSLTEDVRRAASFINGNASLLFRRSAPVPEHEWTEEYDYVRLESRTAVGRRNAEIRAALPDKLRASFDALVRDADHAGEVSAVAAAARLPADDRQLAAFYAAQTATYGAHLATAVDAFLRTIDMGQPPDVFLAHGKFVVLSAHRIVHVGDTVHRSAHHAGLKARALRCSDALSDALATTVAKTKSAAQQFPCASAVAEMADAARTLAARAQELRRVLVRAADPPPAPVASPLLTPATTVPPSTATTPLTPLTPHNNTSIPSLATLQI from the exons atgttttttacgCTAATGGAGAGAGTGAAGTGtagtgttttaataaaagtgaCTAGAGTAAATATGTGTCCGTGTCATTTGAGAAAAGGAAAGGAGATAACAAAAAATTgg tgTATGGCGCGTGCATTATACGACAACATTGCGGAGTCGCCCGACGAGCTGGCCTTCCGTCGCGGCGACCTTTTGACCGTGCTGGAGCAGAACACGGGCGGCAGCGAGGGCTGGTGGCTGTGCTCATTACGAGGAAGACAG GGAATATGTCCTGGCAACCGTCTGCGAGTGGTGGCTGGGGTGTTCGACGCGAGCGCAGCCATGCAGAGGAGACGGGCGCGGGCGCCGGCGCCAGTCGCGCATCAGCCAATGCCGGCGCAGCAGTCACCGGCTTTCactaaa ATAGAAGAATGTTCACTATACGACGTGCCTCGGGCTCCAATGCCGGTGCAACGCATCGCGAACTATGACAGTCCTCGGCCGCTGCCGGCGGCGGACTGGTATGACGCGCCCCGGGCCCCGCGCCCTGCTAGCGCAGACTCCGCTTGCAGCGGGACCGGCTCACTAACCTCGGCTACGTCCAGTGCGTCAGCCAACTCTGGCAGTTCTGCTCATTCAGCCGCTTCTGCCTCGAGCACCTATGATGTGCCGAGGACGAGAGCACTACCCTTGCCGTGTGATGCAGCTTTAGAGGCCTTGGAAAGACTACAG GAGGAAGCGTCAGCAGCGGTGTCCCGGCTGCTGTCGTACGTGACGCCGGgctggcggcggcgcggcgcgctgcggccgcgcgtGCTGGACGTGCGCGTGGCGGGCGCCCGGCTGCGCGCCGCGCTGCACGACCTCGCCGTCTTCGCTGACGCTACGCTCGCCAACGCTCACGATGCGCAAGACAAAG GTATCGCAGTAAAATTAAGGCCACTTGTGAAGGCATTGAAAGACGCAGAGCGGATAACGCACGAGGCAACGAGCGCGCTGGACGCCGGCGACTGGGCGCCTGACAGACTGGAGCGGGACCGGGAGCCCACAGACGGGACTCTGGACGCGTTGGACCAGCTGGTCGCTTGTGCTAGGTCTCTTACCGAAGACGTCAGGAGAGCAGCATCGTTTATCAATGGAAATGCGTCTTTACTCTTCAG GCGGTCAGCACCAGTCCCGGAGCACGAATGGACGGAAGAGTACGACTACGTGCGGCTAGAGTCTCGCACGGCAGTGGGCAGAAGAAACGCGGAGATTCGCGCTGCACTACCAGATAAACTAAGAGCTTCCTTTGACGCGCTTGTGCGGGATGCAGATCATGCCGGAGAG GTGAGCGCAgtagcggcggcggcgcggctcCCGGCCGACGACCGTCAGCTGGCCGCGTTCTACGCCGCGCAGACGGCCACGTACGGCGCGCACCTCGCCACGGCCGTGGACGCGTTCCTGCGCACCATCGACATGGGGCAGCCGCCCGACGTCTTCCTCGCGCACGGCAAGTTTGTCGTGCTCAGCGCGCACCGCATCGTGCACGTGGGCGACACCGTGCATAG AAGCGCCCACCACGCAGGCCTAAAAGCAAGAGCGCTAAGATGTTCCGATGCGCTCTCAGACGCATTAGCCACAACCGTGGCGAAGACCAAATCCGCCGCGCAACAGTTCCCTTGCGCAAGCGCCGTCGCGGAAATGGCCGACGCTGCCCGAACGCTGGCTGCCCGAGCGCAGGAGCTACGGCGGGTGTTAGTGCGGGCGGCCGACCCTCCCCCCGCGCCCGTCGCCTCACCCCTTCTCACACCCGCCACCACAGTCCCACCTTCAACAGCCACCACTCCATTGACGCCTCTTACACCACATAACAACACCAGTATCCCGTCATTGGCAACCCTgcaaatataa
- the p130CAS gene encoding breast cancer anti-estrogen resistance protein 1 isoform X3, which translates to MSIPLGRETVLPTQCMARALYDNIAESPDELAFRRGDLLTVLEQNTGGSEGWWLCSLRGRQGICPGNRLRVVAGVFDASAAMQRRRARAPAPVAHQPMPAQQSPAFTKIEECSLYDVPRAPMPVQRIANYDSPRPLPAADWYDAPRAPRPASADSACSGTGSLTSATSSASANSGSSAHSAASASSTYDVPRTRALPLPCDAALEALERLQEEASAAVSRLLSYVTPGWRRRGALRPRVLDVRVAGARLRAALHDLAVFADATLANAHDAQDKGIAVKLRPLVKALKDAERITHEATSALDAGDWAPDRLERDREPTDGTLDALDQLVACARSLTEDVRRAASFINGNASLLFRRSAPVPEHEWTEEYDYVRLESRTAVGRRNAEIRAALPDKLRASFDALVRDADHAGEVSAVAAAARLPADDRQLAAFYAAQTATYGAHLATAVDAFLRTIDMGQPPDVFLAHGKFVVLSAHRIVHVGDTVHRSAHHAGLKARALRCSDALSDALATTVAKTKSAAQQFPCASAVAEMADAARTLAARAQELRRVLVRAADPPPAPVASPLLTPATTVPPSTATTPLTPLTPHNNTSIPSLATLQI; encoded by the exons tgTATGGCGCGTGCATTATACGACAACATTGCGGAGTCGCCCGACGAGCTGGCCTTCCGTCGCGGCGACCTTTTGACCGTGCTGGAGCAGAACACGGGCGGCAGCGAGGGCTGGTGGCTGTGCTCATTACGAGGAAGACAG GGAATATGTCCTGGCAACCGTCTGCGAGTGGTGGCTGGGGTGTTCGACGCGAGCGCAGCCATGCAGAGGAGACGGGCGCGGGCGCCGGCGCCAGTCGCGCATCAGCCAATGCCGGCGCAGCAGTCACCGGCTTTCactaaa ATAGAAGAATGTTCACTATACGACGTGCCTCGGGCTCCAATGCCGGTGCAACGCATCGCGAACTATGACAGTCCTCGGCCGCTGCCGGCGGCGGACTGGTATGACGCGCCCCGGGCCCCGCGCCCTGCTAGCGCAGACTCCGCTTGCAGCGGGACCGGCTCACTAACCTCGGCTACGTCCAGTGCGTCAGCCAACTCTGGCAGTTCTGCTCATTCAGCCGCTTCTGCCTCGAGCACCTATGATGTGCCGAGGACGAGAGCACTACCCTTGCCGTGTGATGCAGCTTTAGAGGCCTTGGAAAGACTACAG GAGGAAGCGTCAGCAGCGGTGTCCCGGCTGCTGTCGTACGTGACGCCGGgctggcggcggcgcggcgcgctgcggccgcgcgtGCTGGACGTGCGCGTGGCGGGCGCCCGGCTGCGCGCCGCGCTGCACGACCTCGCCGTCTTCGCTGACGCTACGCTCGCCAACGCTCACGATGCGCAAGACAAAG GTATCGCAGTAAAATTAAGGCCACTTGTGAAGGCATTGAAAGACGCAGAGCGGATAACGCACGAGGCAACGAGCGCGCTGGACGCCGGCGACTGGGCGCCTGACAGACTGGAGCGGGACCGGGAGCCCACAGACGGGACTCTGGACGCGTTGGACCAGCTGGTCGCTTGTGCTAGGTCTCTTACCGAAGACGTCAGGAGAGCAGCATCGTTTATCAATGGAAATGCGTCTTTACTCTTCAG GCGGTCAGCACCAGTCCCGGAGCACGAATGGACGGAAGAGTACGACTACGTGCGGCTAGAGTCTCGCACGGCAGTGGGCAGAAGAAACGCGGAGATTCGCGCTGCACTACCAGATAAACTAAGAGCTTCCTTTGACGCGCTTGTGCGGGATGCAGATCATGCCGGAGAG GTGAGCGCAgtagcggcggcggcgcggctcCCGGCCGACGACCGTCAGCTGGCCGCGTTCTACGCCGCGCAGACGGCCACGTACGGCGCGCACCTCGCCACGGCCGTGGACGCGTTCCTGCGCACCATCGACATGGGGCAGCCGCCCGACGTCTTCCTCGCGCACGGCAAGTTTGTCGTGCTCAGCGCGCACCGCATCGTGCACGTGGGCGACACCGTGCATAG AAGCGCCCACCACGCAGGCCTAAAAGCAAGAGCGCTAAGATGTTCCGATGCGCTCTCAGACGCATTAGCCACAACCGTGGCGAAGACCAAATCCGCCGCGCAACAGTTCCCTTGCGCAAGCGCCGTCGCGGAAATGGCCGACGCTGCCCGAACGCTGGCTGCCCGAGCGCAGGAGCTACGGCGGGTGTTAGTGCGGGCGGCCGACCCTCCCCCCGCGCCCGTCGCCTCACCCCTTCTCACACCCGCCACCACAGTCCCACCTTCAACAGCCACCACTCCATTGACGCCTCTTACACCACATAACAACACCAGTATCCCGTCATTGGCAACCCTgcaaatataa
- the p130CAS gene encoding breast cancer anti-estrogen resistance protein 1 isoform X2, with amino-acid sequence MTTYGRWTLYDGGLQGVQCMARALYDNIAESPDELAFRRGDLLTVLEQNTGGSEGWWLCSLRGRQGICPGNRLRVVAGVFDASAAMQRRRARAPAPVAHQPMPAQQSPAFTKIEECSLYDVPRAPMPVQRIANYDSPRPLPAADWYDAPRAPRPASADSACSGTGSLTSATSSASANSGSSAHSAASASSTYDVPRTRALPLPCDAALEALERLQEEASAAVSRLLSYVTPGWRRRGALRPRVLDVRVAGARLRAALHDLAVFADATLANAHDAQDKGIAVKLRPLVKALKDAERITHEATSALDAGDWAPDRLERDREPTDGTLDALDQLVACARSLTEDVRRAASFINGNASLLFRRSAPVPEHEWTEEYDYVRLESRTAVGRRNAEIRAALPDKLRASFDALVRDADHAGEVSAVAAAARLPADDRQLAAFYAAQTATYGAHLATAVDAFLRTIDMGQPPDVFLAHGKFVVLSAHRIVHVGDTVHRSAHHAGLKARALRCSDALSDALATTVAKTKSAAQQFPCASAVAEMADAARTLAARAQELRRVLVRAADPPPAPVASPLLTPATTVPPSTATTPLTPLTPHNNTSIPSLATLQI; translated from the exons tgTATGGCGCGTGCATTATACGACAACATTGCGGAGTCGCCCGACGAGCTGGCCTTCCGTCGCGGCGACCTTTTGACCGTGCTGGAGCAGAACACGGGCGGCAGCGAGGGCTGGTGGCTGTGCTCATTACGAGGAAGACAG GGAATATGTCCTGGCAACCGTCTGCGAGTGGTGGCTGGGGTGTTCGACGCGAGCGCAGCCATGCAGAGGAGACGGGCGCGGGCGCCGGCGCCAGTCGCGCATCAGCCAATGCCGGCGCAGCAGTCACCGGCTTTCactaaa ATAGAAGAATGTTCACTATACGACGTGCCTCGGGCTCCAATGCCGGTGCAACGCATCGCGAACTATGACAGTCCTCGGCCGCTGCCGGCGGCGGACTGGTATGACGCGCCCCGGGCCCCGCGCCCTGCTAGCGCAGACTCCGCTTGCAGCGGGACCGGCTCACTAACCTCGGCTACGTCCAGTGCGTCAGCCAACTCTGGCAGTTCTGCTCATTCAGCCGCTTCTGCCTCGAGCACCTATGATGTGCCGAGGACGAGAGCACTACCCTTGCCGTGTGATGCAGCTTTAGAGGCCTTGGAAAGACTACAG GAGGAAGCGTCAGCAGCGGTGTCCCGGCTGCTGTCGTACGTGACGCCGGgctggcggcggcgcggcgcgctgcggccgcgcgtGCTGGACGTGCGCGTGGCGGGCGCCCGGCTGCGCGCCGCGCTGCACGACCTCGCCGTCTTCGCTGACGCTACGCTCGCCAACGCTCACGATGCGCAAGACAAAG GTATCGCAGTAAAATTAAGGCCACTTGTGAAGGCATTGAAAGACGCAGAGCGGATAACGCACGAGGCAACGAGCGCGCTGGACGCCGGCGACTGGGCGCCTGACAGACTGGAGCGGGACCGGGAGCCCACAGACGGGACTCTGGACGCGTTGGACCAGCTGGTCGCTTGTGCTAGGTCTCTTACCGAAGACGTCAGGAGAGCAGCATCGTTTATCAATGGAAATGCGTCTTTACTCTTCAG GCGGTCAGCACCAGTCCCGGAGCACGAATGGACGGAAGAGTACGACTACGTGCGGCTAGAGTCTCGCACGGCAGTGGGCAGAAGAAACGCGGAGATTCGCGCTGCACTACCAGATAAACTAAGAGCTTCCTTTGACGCGCTTGTGCGGGATGCAGATCATGCCGGAGAG GTGAGCGCAgtagcggcggcggcgcggctcCCGGCCGACGACCGTCAGCTGGCCGCGTTCTACGCCGCGCAGACGGCCACGTACGGCGCGCACCTCGCCACGGCCGTGGACGCGTTCCTGCGCACCATCGACATGGGGCAGCCGCCCGACGTCTTCCTCGCGCACGGCAAGTTTGTCGTGCTCAGCGCGCACCGCATCGTGCACGTGGGCGACACCGTGCATAG AAGCGCCCACCACGCAGGCCTAAAAGCAAGAGCGCTAAGATGTTCCGATGCGCTCTCAGACGCATTAGCCACAACCGTGGCGAAGACCAAATCCGCCGCGCAACAGTTCCCTTGCGCAAGCGCCGTCGCGGAAATGGCCGACGCTGCCCGAACGCTGGCTGCCCGAGCGCAGGAGCTACGGCGGGTGTTAGTGCGGGCGGCCGACCCTCCCCCCGCGCCCGTCGCCTCACCCCTTCTCACACCCGCCACCACAGTCCCACCTTCAACAGCCACCACTCCATTGACGCCTCTTACACCACATAACAACACCAGTATCCCGTCATTGGCAACCCTgcaaatataa
- the LOC128673309 gene encoding uncharacterized protein LOC128673309: MDESQDESTSANVPRQRSPVFAKEEVKVLLDIINEFKEYILNKSTTSSATHAKEVAWVKIANKFNSHGFKNVRTIDALKCKWKNLVKDVKKHSKNLTDVNQAECDEFSSQVLSLMHDEDNYNNEIELPPDFEEVFKEIEQHNNEAIKKKEYWNGDACKDDASCVDDVMVMRNRSMNFSPEESRLLLKCVQAEKKYILSRDLSSKARRMKNAAWARITVEFNKTSPEKRSMKVLQGKFSNMKRESKRGGRKRFVKSNEEKHVKLIHENFSAERKIKNEPLFEPEDEEMNDKSDSDDNYHINVRRNVKVEGPDPLCTVLNSDSGLGSSMNIGTFNPFENNDVAKLKMELLKYKIENAKLKRTRIENALREDAQAIEVNAIERALRLRAARLEVAAAELKLPSSHPTLVYTTAEAAAESYLKQYQT, encoded by the exons ATGGATGAAAGTCAAGACGAAAGCACTAGCGCAAACGTTcc aCGACAAAGAAGCCCTGTGTTTGCCAAAGAAGAGGTTAAAGTGCTTCTTGATATTATCAATGAATTCAAagagtatattttaaataaatccacTACTTCCTCTGCCACTCATGCTAAGGAAGTTGCTTGGGTGAAAATAGCTAACAAGTTTAATAGCCATGGCTTTAAAAATGTTCGAACTATTGATGCACTGAAATGTAAATGGAAAAATCTTGTCAAGGATGTAAAGAAACACTCAAAAAACTTAACGGATGTGAATCAGGCAGAGTGTGATGAGTTTTCCAGTCAAGTGTTGAGCCTCATGCATGATGaagacaattataataatgaaattgaattaCCTCCTGACTTTGAAGAAGTTTTTAAAG AAATAGAGCAGCATAATAATgaagctataaaaaaaaaagaatattggAATGGAGATGCTTGTAAAGATGATGCTTCTTGCG ttgaCGATGTAATGGTCAtgag AAATAGATCAATGAACTTCTCACCTGAAGAGAGCAGACTTCTACTGAAATGTGTGCAAgctgaaaagaaatatattttgtccagAGACCTATCGTCAAAAGCCCGTCGTATGAAAAATGCTGCGTGGGCAAGG ataacTGTAGAATTTAATAAGACGAGTCCGGAAAAAAGGAGCATGAAGGTATTACAgggaaaattttcaaatatgaaGCGAGAGAGTAAGAGAGGAGGTCGTAAGAGATTTGTAAAAAGCAATGAAGAAAAACATGTTAAATTGATTCATGAAAATTTTAGTGCAGAGCGA aaaattaaaaatgagcCATTATTTGAACCTGAAGATGAAGAAATGAATGATAAAAGTGACAGTGATGATAATTACCATATAAACGTGAGGAGAAACGTCAAGGTTGAAGGTCCAGACCCATTGTGTACTGTGCTCAATAGCGATTCTGGTCTAg GTTCGTCAATGAATATTGGCACATTTAATCCCTTTGAGAACAATGACGTGGCCAAGTTAAAAATGGAACTGTTGAAATACAAAATCGAAAATGCCAAG ttGAAAAGGACAAGAATAGAGAATGCATTACGAGAAGATGCGCAAGCCATAGAGGTGAATGCAATAGAGAGGGCATTGCGTTTACGAGCTGCGAGATTGGAAGTCGCCGCGGCCGAGCTGAAGTTGCCTTCCTCCCACCCTACTCTAGTGTACACTACGGCGGAAGCCGCCGCAGAATCCTACCTCAAACAGTACCAGACATGA
- the vnc gene encoding N-alpha-acetyltransferase 11 produces the protein MNIRCARPSDLMNMQHCNLLCLPENYQMKYYFYHGLSWPQLSYVAEDEKGHIVGYVLAKMEEDGEDNRHGHITSLAVKRSHRRLGLAQKLMNQASLAMVECFQAKYVSLHVRKSNRAALNLYTNSLGFKILEIEPKYYADGEDAYSMMRDLSAFTAESKPDSQPTENLEIKTESAIISQC, from the exons ATGAATATAAGGTGTGCACGGCCTAGTGACTTGATGAACATGCAGCATTGCAACTTGCTTTGCTTGCCAGAGAACTACCAAATGAAATACTACTTTTACCATGGACTTTCATGGCCACAACTCAGCTATGTGGCTGAAGATGAGAAAGGTCATattgtag gtTATGTTTTGGCCAAGATGGAGGAAGATGGAGAAGACAACCGCCATGGTCACATTACATCTCTAGCAGTCAAGCGTTCGCATCGCCGTCTCGGGCTTGCCCAAAAACTAATGAACCAAGCCTCTCTGGCTATGGTGGAGTGCTTCCAG gCTAAATATGTTTCACTCCATGTGAGAAAGAGCAATAGAGCTGCACTCAATCTTTACACGAATTCCCTTGGATTCAAAATTCTAGAGATTGAACCAAAGTACTATGCTGATGGAGAAGATGCATACTCCATGATGCGAGACCTCAGTGCATTCACTGCTGAATCCAAGCCAGATAGCCAACCGACAgagaatttagaaataaaaactgaatcTGCTATAATATCGCAGtgttaa
- the LOC128673310 gene encoding uncharacterized protein LOC128673310: MSSFHERQKNLFNLLKDAEDQYGFSKTNKITDAPDYGVIDRRTYKRLKSEMKQFRGKESIFKKKQDANIRECLRARTIPDHVKNPKKYVYYSLSDVTPDQLSDATNTATALALIRQMEDQEAEKSKMDDDDDTVFKKPTFRVSSAVKKELPTQDARTILKNNKIIMPEYIVGVSQKKEKKDKAIRRTSQECTETKAQLKLNHLYDDDDEET; this comes from the coding sequence ATGTCGTCTTTTCATGAAAGACAAAAGAATCTTTTCAACCTTCTGAAAGATGCTGAAGATCAGTATGGGTTTTCCAAAACGAATAAGATCACAGACGCGCCCGACTATGGTGTGATTGACAGGAGAACATACAAAAGACTTAAGagtgaaatgaaacaattcAGAGGAAAAGAAagtatatttaagaaaaaacaagATGCTAACATACGCGAATGCCTTCGGGCTCGAACTATCCCAGATCATGTCAAAAATCCCAAGAAATATGTCTATTATTCATTATCAGATGTAACACCTGATCAGTTGTCGGATGCGACAAACACTGCAACAGCTCTAGCCTTGATTCGACAGATGGAAGACCAAGAAGcagaaaaatctaaaatggatgatgatgatgacacaGTTTTCAAAAAGCCTACATTTCGTGTTTCTTCAGCTGTAAAGAAAGAACTCCCTACACAAGATGCAAGGACtatattgaaaaacaataaaattattatgccTGAATATATTGTAGGAGTTTCTcaaaagaaagagaagaaaGACAAAGCTATTAGAAGGACATCTCAAGAATGCACTGAAACAAAAGCACAACTGAAGCTGAATCATctttatgatgatgatgatgaagaaaCTTAg